The Aestuariibaculum lutulentum genome segment TTTACCCGATCCGTATACATTCCAATTTTTGTTTGAACTTTCCATAGCGTCTTTCCATATATAAAAATCACAGGACTCATCACTACCTATTTCTTGACCATTCCCTATTAAAACAACCAAAACACACCATTCTTTTGAAATAAACTTATTCACCAAAAGCTCACTTTCTGCCTTTTCAAGACCAAAATAATAACGCATTTTATTCTTTCGCCAAAGTCTTTGCGCTTCATCGAAAACTGCAACATTCCAATTCGGTACTTTATCAGATTTTGAATACTCGGTTATAAAATTATGATTCGTTTTAATGTTGCTCTCAGAACCAACTTCAGCTTTTAAATTTTCAGCAAATTGCCTGTTTTTAGACACGAATAGACCGTTATGGTCAAAACATGTTTTTAATCCTATGGCAGATTTTCCAGTACCCGGTGCTCCAGTTATAAAAACAACAGAGTGTTCTTTGTGCTCCTCCGATTTTTTTATAATCTCAGCTAGCTCTGAGTTTATAACATGTGAATCTTCAAAACATCCCTTTTCAATGGTTTGTATTTCTTTATTATTAAAAACATCTTTAGCATATTCAACTATACTAGGGACAGGTTTAAAAACACCCTCATTTAGGCTTTTAGGATGTATCATTAAATATTCCTGATAATTTTGAACCAAATGCATTTTTAATTTATCAGGACTTACAATGGTAATACCGTCACAAGTGCCATACATATCATCTGCCCCCAACAATAGTAATACTGGGTGAAATTCAAAATTTTTGGCAGTTGAATGATAAAATTCTAAATCCAATTTATAACCAGCAATTTGGTCTAAGTCTGCTTTTGTGTACTTAGACTTGTTCTTTACTTCAATTATAAAAATATTAACTCCATTAGTGAGTAATATATCAGGTCTTTTACCGCTTGACAACGGAATTAAAAATTCAAAGAAAATGTGCCAATTAGGATTATCCTTTTCAAAAATACTTCTTACTAAATCAATAGATTTGTTCCAGGAAATCATTTGCCCTTTCGAAAATTTTTCGTGACCTAACTTATATTTTAGAAAATCTTTAATATGAGTTACAACTTCCTCATTATCATATTGCTTTAGTTCGTTAACAGTGTAATAAGTTTGGAAATCTTTTGAATTGGATGCCATAATAAAAATTAAGAATTCTTTACCTGAGGAATCTGATCTTCTTCGTTAAATTCAACAATCCGTTGACGCATAATTTGATTATTTTTAAAATGTCTGGAGATATCCATTGTTTTATTTACAAATTCGGTTTTATCGTAATAAAAGATTTTTATTGATTTACAGTTTTCATGTTCGAAGATTTCATTTAGCATTAATCTATCTGAAAGACCACAAGAATGCCCATATACACAAACCTGATAATCCTCCGAATATAAAAACCTTAATAAATCCCTGTACTTCGAGTTTTCACTATACTTAAAAGATTTAATTCCTCTAAAAAATCTATTATCATTAAGCTCTTCAATTTTTTTATAGTCGCTATCCATCTCATCACCATAACCAAATACCATTGAATTAATTTCTCCTGTCAAGCTACCATGGATTCTCCATTCTTTAATATTTATGTTCCCATTAAAATAAAATTCACTTCTTGATTTATTTATAACATTACTTAGTGAATTGGTGTAATTAAAATTTAAAAACAATAAATTCTCAGTTTTAATTACCTCACTTTTTTTTGCGACTTCGGTCAATTCGGCTCGTTTAATACCCTGGATAAATTGAGAATAATATTTAGTCGCTACATTTAAATCTTCTGAAATTGAATAATCTAACTCCTTTAAATATTCTCTTAAATACCCCTTTATTTTTTCTAAATCTGAATTTAAAACATCAATATAATTGTCAGGAAATTTTCTACTTCTATTTATTACCTCTTTCATTATTTTGAAATAACTCCCCTCAACATCTACCCACCTTAAATTACTATCCTTTAAAATCTCCTCAAAAAGTCCATTTTTATTATGTATTGCAATTTCAATTTTAAATTTACCTAAAAGATCATTCAAGTCCTTTAAATTTTCCTTTTGTAAAATTTCATTTTTATCAAGCCTATAACTCGTATTAAAAAGAACATCGAAAAGATTATTTTCACTATAACCATATACCTTTCTAAAATCTCTTTTTCTATAAATTTCATTATACATTCCTGGATATTTATCAAAAGGTGCATTTTGTTCACCCGACTCTAAAGCTTGAACTATATATTTTTTTAAAAGCCATAATAAAAAGTCTTCATATTTCGTTTTTAACCCTAACGCTAAATCAAAACCGTTACCTATTAATATAAGCTTATTAACTTGTAATATTTTTTTAGATAAATCCAGTTTCTTTGGTTTCTCTTTTAATTTAAACTGCTTTAAAACCGAGGTTCGATATAACGCCATTGATGCTTTTAAAAATTAATTCAAAGCTAAAAATAGGATTATTTCTACAAACACTCATTAAATTTCTAATGTTTAAATTTAAAAATTGAATAGATAACCTATTCCAATAAAATATTCAATACTTCCTCTCTGGAATTAAGACTAACATTTACTAAAAGTTTCAAAAAGTAAGAATATGAAAACACAGCTACATCCACTTGTTCAGAAAACCAAAATAGAACTTAAACGACTAGATAAAATAGATCGATTAAGTTGGAAAGAACAGGAGAAATACAATTCTAAATTTTTACCGATTACAGTTGAACCTAAATTACGAAATAGAGCTCTTAAATTCATGGATAGTCTAATTAAAAAACTGGAAGTCAATAATCACAGTATTAAATTTGAATGTAATAGGTGCCATATTGAAATGTACGGCCAACTAACAGAAATAAACTTAAGACAAAAATATTTCAGAAAGCGCATTAAAAACAATAGTGGCTACTCACATAATTCTTACGAAAAGAGCGACAAACTTGAATTTCAAGTAGGGAGCTATGCACGTAAAGGTTGGATTGATAGAGAAAATAAAAACTTAGAAGACTACTTATTTATAATTTACGATTATCTTGAAAAAGATAGTAGAAGATGGGCTGACTTAAGAAAACGTCAAGCAATACAGGAAGCCATAAGAACAGCTCAAGCAAAAATTGATGCAGAACTATCTAGGCAAAAAGCAATAGAAGAAGAAAAATTCAATCAATTAATACTCGATGCTGAAAACCACAACAAGGCAAATAAAATACGTTCCTTCCTAAATGCCCTAGTTAAACAAAAAACGATATCTAACCATTCTAATAATAATGATTTTGAAAAATATATTGAATGGGCTTTCTCTAAAGCCGATGAAATAGACCCTCTAAATAATATGGATCAAAACTTTAAATAATACCTTATTATTTCAGTTGACCGTTTGATATGAAACTTACAAAACTGTTGCTGAGAAATATAAATTAAGTCAATTTTAGGTTTATAGAAAAAACAAATCTCAAAACAATTCTCAAAACAATTCTGGAACACATTCTTACTCAATTCAGGAAATGGATTTTTATAAATTTTCTAATAAACTCAACCTTTCAAAATCGTAACATACAGCCTTCAGAAAATTTCGCACAATATACTTAAACCCAATTATAAGAAACACCATATTTAAATATAATTTTCTTACATTTAAAGCATAGTTTTAAAAATATATTATTTATAGATATTCAAAATGTTTAATTTGGTTATTCCTTAACATATAAAGAATAAACGGCATATTCTATAAAGACATAAATAGTTGGCAGCAAGTTAAAAACTGAACTGAATGAGTAACTTACTTTATTTTCCGTACATAAATTTACCTAGAACAGATTGGACATTAAGAACACTTCTCTATTATGATAATATAGGCTCGATTGTTCCACAAGAATATTTCTATGAACCAGAAAGAAACTATGACCAGTTTATGCTCGAATTAGTAAGAGAAGGACTAGTTACACCAATTAATCCAATGGATGTTTTAGACAATCCATGGACATCGACAAGACCATTCATTGAATTAATCCAAGAAAACAGAAAAAAACTCGAAAAAGCACAAAATAGATTCATTGCAGGTAATCGCGGAAATATCCATAGTGACAAATTTTCAAAAGCCAACATTCACGCTGACAAATTTGACCAAGAAATATTTTACCAATTAGAGCAATTAGGACTTGCTGAAAGTTCAGGAGGACGTTGGTATTCAGTCGAGAAAAGGACAGCAAACAATCTAATGAATTTTTTAGCAACTTTAGTCAGTGCTAAAACAGATAGACTCCCAACAACCGATTATGTTAAACCTTTTCACTATCGAAACTCATTTAAAAAAATACAGGAAAAAAGAGAAACAATTTTGAGGAATTTAAT includes the following:
- a CDS encoding DNA/RNA helicase domain-containing protein, which produces MASNSKDFQTYYTVNELKQYDNEEVVTHIKDFLKYKLGHEKFSKGQMISWNKSIDLVRSIFEKDNPNWHIFFEFLIPLSSGKRPDILLTNGVNIFIIEVKNKSKYTKADLDQIAGYKLDLEFYHSTAKNFEFHPVLLLLGADDMYGTCDGITIVSPDKLKMHLVQNYQEYLMIHPKSLNEGVFKPVPSIVEYAKDVFNNKEIQTIEKGCFEDSHVINSELAEIIKKSEEHKEHSVVFITGAPGTGKSAIGLKTCFDHNGLFVSKNRQFAENLKAEVGSESNIKTNHNFITEYSKSDKVPNWNVAVFDEAQRLWRKNKMRYYFGLEKAESELLVNKFISKEWCVLVVLIGNGQEIGSDESCDFYIWKDAMESSNKNWNVYGSGKIKWEFHRGKMINYHDRPDFNLTNSFRNFKTPNFPKFVDELLDHHSGINSISFNSLKSQYSKLKQGGLKILVTRNYDKALEYCRDRYQDRPNSYCTLTSSASYINDIDELNFQNSIVYDYNKSSKLEIHEYLISNGKVAGNENVSFALSEFSSIGFELQMPIIVWGLDYLWYHGSWNFDFETNAFGNTLLRLNTYRILLTRGRDGVILFFPPVWNFNNTYEFFKELGADVI
- a CDS encoding AbiH family protein, encoding MALYRTSVLKQFKLKEKPKKLDLSKKILQVNKLILIGNGFDLALGLKTKYEDFLLWLLKKYIVQALESGEQNAPFDKYPGMYNEIYRKRDFRKVYGYSENNLFDVLFNTSYRLDKNEILQKENLKDLNDLLGKFKIEIAIHNKNGLFEEILKDSNLRWVDVEGSYFKIMKEVINRSRKFPDNYIDVLNSDLEKIKGYLREYLKELDYSISEDLNVATKYYSQFIQGIKRAELTEVAKKSEVIKTENLLFLNFNYTNSLSNVINKSRSEFYFNGNINIKEWRIHGSLTGEINSMVFGYGDEMDSDYKKIEELNDNRFFRGIKSFKYSENSKYRDLLRFLYSEDYQVCVYGHSCGLSDRLMLNEIFEHENCKSIKIFYYDKTEFVNKTMDISRHFKNNQIMRQRIVEFNEEDQIPQVKNS
- a CDS encoding kinase, translated to MSNLLYFPYINLPRTDWTLRTLLYYDNIGSIVPQEYFYEPERNYDQFMLELVREGLVTPINPMDVLDNPWTSTRPFIELIQENRKKLEKAQNRFIAGNRGNIHSDKFSKANIHADKFDQEIFYQLEQLGLAESSGGRWYSVEKRTANNLMNFLATLVSAKTDRLPTTDYVKPFHYRNSFKKIQEKRETILRNLIPFPQDIDLTRLMRFKEKHSDLLQAFRTQVELIALDSNIIEGTPLFYQRLAELTQRKDELSTKMNESQFNSILFGTVCGLIGAYQGIAAASTTGAIFGALPGFANAVYSALQIERAENVFDQSGLKYLALADKRLRR